The Triticum dicoccoides isolate Atlit2015 ecotype Zavitan chromosome 6A, WEW_v2.0, whole genome shotgun sequence genome has a window encoding:
- the LOC119319366 gene encoding subtilisin-like protease 4: MHKFGTRSISISPGPSSLAFASSPMGYPGSLAALLLVVAAAATAVVAHNDHGEHKNYLVIVRTPYEYDRNLFKNVSSWHASLLASVCDQAKEQLDADPGAAERLIYSYRNVINGFAARLTPDELHHMGEKDWFLKALPEQTYQLTTTHTPRMLGLTGPLFHAGVWNRTNMGEGMIIGILDGGIAGAHPSFDGTGMPPPPAKWKGRCDFNRSVCNNKLIGARSFYESAKWRWEGIDDPVLPIDDSAHGTHVSSTAAGAFVPGANAMGSGFGTAAGMAPRAHLAFYQVCFVGKGCDRDDILAAIDDALDEGIDVLSMSLGADDAGDFAADPIALGGFSSVMRGVFVCTSAGNQGPSPATVANEAPWLLTVAAATTDRTFSADVKFGNGLVVNGESHYQPSTYVSVQQPLVIDTAPDGTCSDKTVLTAKQVAGKIVLCISGGNLTNLEKGSILHDAGAIAMIIVQPEESGLVISPKAHALPATQVESKWSDKIMAYVNSTQSPTAQLVFKGALLGNRMAPVVAPFSSRGPSRQNQGILKPDITGPGVNIIAAVPMPNGLAQPPNEMAYKFDIMSGTSMSTPHISGVAVLIKKAHPTWSPAAIKSAMMTTADTRDGRRMPMLDQDGLPANLISMGAGYINPTRAMNPGLVYNQSAHDYIPYLCGLGYNDHEVSSIIHPAPPLSCKQLPVIHQKDLNYPSITVYLDKEPYVVNVSRALTNVDNDVGVYAASVELPPSLSAKVTPDILGFRDVNQVQTFTVTIRTKDGQKMKERIAEGQLKWVSRKHVVRSPILVSSKKFFKENSMANNGQRVGDS; encoded by the coding sequence ATGCACAAGTTTGGGACAAGAAGCATATCGATCTCTCCCGGCCCTTCGTCTCTAGCTTTTGCTTCTTCTCCGATGGGTTATCCGGGGAGCTTGGCCGCCCTCCTCCTCGTGGtggccgccgccgccacggccgtcGTCGCCCACAACGACCACGGCGAGCACAAGAACTACCTCGTCATCGTGCGCACGCCGTACGAGTACGACCGGAACCTGTTCAAGAACGTGTCGAGCTGGCAcgcctcgctgctggcgtccgtGTGCGACCAGGCCAAGGAGCAGCTCGACGCGGACCCGGGCGCCGCGGAGCGCCTCATCTACTCCTACCGCAACGTCATCAATGGCTTCGCCGCCCGCCTCACCCCCGACGAGCTGCACCATATGGGCGAGAAGGACTGGTTCCTCAAGGCCTTGCCGGAGCAGACCTACCAGCTCACGACCACGCACACGCCGCGGATGCTTGGGCTCACCGGCCCCTTGTTCCACGCCGGCGTCTGGAACAGGACCAACATGGGGGAGGGGATGATCATCGGCATCCtcgacggcggcatcgccggcgcgCACCCGTCGTTCGACGGCACCGgcatgccgccgccgcccgccaagtGGAAGGGCCGCTGCGACTTCAACCGCTCCGTGTGCAACAACAAGCTCATCGGCGCGCGCTCCTTCTACGAGTCGGCCAAGTGGAGGTGGGAAGGGATCGACGACCCAGTCCTGCCCATCGACGACAGCGCGCACGGGACGCACGTGTCGAGCACGGCGGCCGGCGCGTTCGTGCCGGGAGCCAACGCCATGGGCAGCGGCTTCGGCACGGCGGCCGGCATGGCGCCCCGCGCGCACCTGGCCTTCTACCAGGTGTGCTTCGTGGGCAAGGGCTGCGACCGCGACGACATACTCGCGGCGATCGACGACGCCCTCGACGAGGGCATCGACGTGCTCTCCATGTCGCTCGGCGCTGATGACGCCGGAGACTTCGCCGCCGACCCCATTGCGCTGGGGGGATTCAGCAGCGTCATGAGAGGCGTCTTCGTCTGCACATCGGCTGGGAACCAAGGCCCATCCCCGGCCACAGTTGCCAACGAGGCCCCGTGGCTGCTCACCGTGGCTGCGGCCACAACTGACCGGACTTTCTCTGCGGACGTCAAGTTTGGCAATGGGCTTGTGGTCAACGGCGAATCGCACTACCAGCCGAGCACCTACGTGAGCGTGCAGCAGCCGTTGGTGATTGACACTGCCCCCGACGGCACGTGCTCGGACAAGACCGTCCTAACGGCCAAGCAAGTCGCCGGAAAGATAGTCCTTTGCATCTCCGGCGGCAACCTGACCAACCTCGAGAAGGGAAGCATCCTGCACGACGCCGGCGCTATCGCCATGATCATCGTTCAACCGGAGGAGTCTGGCTTGGTGATCTCACCCAAGGCGCATGCCCTCCCAGCAACGCAAGTAGAATCCAAGTGGTCGGACAAGATCATGGCGTACGTGAATTCCACGCAGAGCCCGACCGCCCAGCtggtcttcaaaggggcgttgctcGGCAACCGCATGGCGCCGGTCGTGGCGCCATTCTCGTCACGGGGCCCGAGCAGGCAAAACCAGGGGATTCTCAAGCCCGACATCACCGGCCCGGGAGTGAACATCATCGCCGCCGTCCCCATGCCCAACGGGCTCGCCCAGCCGCCCAACGAGATGGCGTACAAGTTCGACATCATGTCCGGCACGTCCATGTCCACGCCGCACATCAGCGGGGTCGCCGTGCTGATCAAGAAAGCGCACCCGACCTGGTCGCCGGCGGCCATCAAGTCGGCCATGATGACGACGGCCGACACGAgggacggccgccggatgccgatgCTGGACCAGGACGGGCTGCCGGCCAACTTGATTTCGATGGGCGCCGGCTACATCAACCCCACCAGAGCCATGAATCCCGGGCTCGTGTACAACCAAAGCGCCCATGACTACATCCCGTACCTGTGCGGGCTCGGCTACAACGACCACGAGGTGAGCTCGATCATCCACCCGGCGCCGCCGCTGTCGTGCAAGCAGCTGCCGGTGATCCACCAGAAGGACCTCAACTACCCGTCCATCACCGTCTACCTCGACAAGGAGCCGTACGTCGTGAACGTCAGCCGCGCCCTCACGAACGTCGACAACGACGTAGGGGTGTACGCCGCGTCCGTCGAGCTCCCGCCGTCGCTGTCGGCGAAGGTGACGCCGGACATACTCGGGTTTAGGGACGTGAACCAGGTGCAGACATTCACGGTGACCATCAGGACCAAGGACGGGCAGAAGATGAAGGAGCGCATCGCGGAAGGGCAGCTCAAGTGGGTCTCGCGCAAGCACGTCGTGCGTAGCCCCATCCTCGTATCTTCCAAGAAGTTCTTCAAAGAAAACTCGATGGCTAATAATGGCCAGCGCGTGGGTGATTCGTAG